The genomic DNA TTTTCTTTACTGAAGCTATTCCATTCTCCATGGCGCTTGTAGTTGAGTACATTTCACTGGTACCTATAACTTGCCCATTCGTAGCTTTTAAGTTAAAATAAGGGCTTCCTCCTTTTGACTCTAAGCGTTCGTATCTTGCATCATCTGTTGAATTTTTCTTTACAGATTCAATACCATTATTACATCCAGATTTCGCAGCATAGCCTTCACTTGCAAGAATTGATTGCCCGTTACCAGCTTTTAATCTAAATCTAAATTCGCCTCTTTTGTCTTTATAA from Flavivirga abyssicola includes the following:
- a CDS encoding YegP family protein, with translation MAKFEIYKDKRGEFRFRLKAGNGQSILASEGYAAKSGCNNGIESVKKNSTDDARYERLESKGGSPYFNLKATNGQVIGTSEMYSTTSAMENGIASVKKNASGASIDDLS